A genomic segment from Actinomadura hallensis encodes:
- a CDS encoding family 78 glycoside hydrolase catalytic domain: MPLHSDEPPPRASLLRCEHLEEPLGIDVAAPAFGWTPSGPQRAYQVLVATDPELPAAGVGNVWDSGRVATDEVNGASYRGAPLASRRRYWWSVRLWGDGPEPGPFAPAASFETGLLDPADWEASWIAGGEGVSSPLLRTGFYVPGDVRRARAHVAALGCYELRLNGERVGDRVLDPATTSYDHDPELYDGDGKPARIPHPRVLYSTYDVTGLLESGANAAGLVLGHGWYSAEDDVGPGPLPRTPYGDRPRVLLQIEIETGDGRRSVVTTGEHWRTAPGPVTYNDYGHGERHDARREPPGWDAPGFDAASWTPAAVVDPPEARLTAQLVQPVRVIETLAPVRTRPGRDGSSIADFGQHFSGWTRVTVSGPAGSEVVLRHFGELGDGGEPDDDANMNAWLPARQTDTYVLKGEGEEVWEPRFTLHGFRYVEITTSAPETEVKGVEGRVVHSDLPVTGEFACSDPLLNRIHRNVLWTLRTSFQGFPQDAAERYERVGWVGDPGWAVEDYLYDFDAARFWLKWLDDLADTQLQDGRFPLICPIHWRGKIAMEAPEGYDVPDDFEHVMYWPYGAQPDFAMTSYPSIAWNLYRFYGDRTILERHYPGMRRGVEFLRSRSEGLILAEGLGDHMEPQPDGTCSVFPKRTPVELTSTAWFFAVTSMTADAAEAIGEDADAARYRELAADIRRAFNERFFDEAAASYATGSQTSRAMPLWFGIVPDEHRERALSGLIEQIGRDGGHLSTGTMGTAALQHVLTGEAAEVMYGIASRTTFPSWGHQVERGATTVWETWGGDPTFSRNMKLLATIGTFLYNDVAGLRPAAPGWRRILVRPSLTHRLAHARARVRTARGDAAIDWRADADGLHVSLTVPPAAEAEVRLPCGGLDDPRLTRDGVPVTDLRHDGDHLVLTVGGGTHRLHLAPEGTPEGTSEGTSEGTRP; this comes from the coding sequence ATGCCCCTGCACAGCGACGAACCGCCCCCGCGCGCCAGCCTGCTGCGATGCGAGCACCTCGAAGAACCCCTCGGCATCGACGTGGCCGCCCCGGCGTTCGGCTGGACGCCCAGCGGGCCGCAGCGCGCCTACCAGGTGCTGGTGGCCACCGACCCGGAGCTGCCGGCCGCGGGCGTCGGGAACGTGTGGGACTCCGGACGCGTCGCGACCGACGAGGTGAACGGCGCGTCCTACCGGGGCGCACCGCTCGCGTCCCGGCGGCGCTACTGGTGGAGCGTCCGGCTCTGGGGCGACGGCCCGGAGCCCGGCCCGTTCGCGCCGGCGGCGAGCTTCGAGACGGGCCTGCTCGACCCGGCCGACTGGGAGGCGTCGTGGATCGCCGGCGGTGAGGGCGTCTCCTCCCCCCTGCTGCGCACCGGCTTCTACGTCCCGGGGGACGTCCGGCGGGCCCGCGCCCATGTCGCCGCGCTCGGCTGCTACGAGCTCAGGCTGAACGGCGAGCGCGTCGGCGACCGGGTGCTCGACCCCGCCACCACCTCCTACGACCATGACCCCGAGTTGTACGACGGGGACGGCAAGCCCGCCCGCATCCCCCACCCGCGGGTCCTCTACTCCACCTACGACGTCACCGGCCTGCTCGAATCCGGGGCGAACGCGGCCGGGCTGGTGCTCGGGCACGGCTGGTACAGCGCCGAGGACGACGTCGGTCCCGGCCCGCTGCCCCGGACGCCCTACGGCGACCGGCCCCGGGTCCTGCTCCAGATCGAGATCGAGACCGGCGACGGCCGGCGATCGGTCGTGACCACCGGTGAGCACTGGCGGACGGCGCCCGGCCCCGTCACCTACAACGACTACGGCCACGGGGAGCGCCACGACGCCCGGCGGGAGCCTCCGGGCTGGGACGCGCCCGGCTTCGACGCCGCGAGCTGGACGCCGGCCGCCGTCGTCGACCCTCCCGAGGCGCGGCTCACCGCCCAGCTCGTCCAGCCCGTCCGCGTGATCGAGACGCTCGCGCCCGTGCGGACGCGGCCGGGCCGGGACGGCTCCTCGATCGCCGACTTCGGCCAGCACTTCTCCGGCTGGACCCGCGTCACGGTGTCCGGTCCAGCGGGCTCCGAGGTCGTCCTTCGGCACTTCGGGGAACTCGGCGACGGCGGTGAGCCGGACGACGACGCCAACATGAACGCCTGGCTCCCGGCGCGCCAGACCGACACCTACGTCCTGAAGGGCGAGGGCGAGGAGGTCTGGGAGCCCCGGTTCACCCTGCACGGTTTCCGGTACGTCGAGATCACGACGTCGGCGCCCGAGACGGAGGTGAAAGGGGTAGAGGGACGGGTCGTCCACTCCGACCTGCCGGTCACCGGGGAGTTCGCCTGCTCCGACCCGCTGCTGAACCGGATCCACCGCAACGTGCTGTGGACGCTGCGGACCAGCTTCCAGGGCTTCCCGCAGGACGCCGCCGAACGCTACGAGCGGGTCGGCTGGGTCGGGGACCCCGGCTGGGCGGTCGAGGACTACCTGTACGACTTCGACGCCGCCCGGTTCTGGCTCAAATGGCTCGACGACCTGGCCGACACCCAGCTCCAGGACGGCCGCTTCCCGCTGATCTGCCCGATCCACTGGCGCGGCAAGATCGCCATGGAGGCCCCCGAGGGCTACGACGTTCCCGACGACTTCGAGCACGTCATGTACTGGCCGTACGGGGCACAGCCCGACTTCGCCATGACGTCGTACCCGAGCATCGCCTGGAACCTCTACCGCTTCTACGGCGACCGCACCATCCTCGAACGGCACTACCCGGGTATGCGGCGCGGGGTCGAGTTCCTCCGGTCGCGGTCCGAGGGCCTCATTCTCGCCGAGGGCCTCGGCGACCACATGGAGCCGCAGCCGGACGGCACGTGCAGCGTCTTCCCGAAGCGCACCCCGGTCGAGCTGACCTCCACCGCGTGGTTCTTCGCCGTCACCTCGATGACCGCCGACGCGGCCGAGGCGATCGGGGAGGACGCCGACGCGGCCCGCTACCGGGAGCTGGCCGCGGACATCCGCCGCGCCTTCAACGAGCGGTTCTTCGACGAGGCCGCGGCGAGCTACGCCACCGGGTCGCAGACGTCCCGCGCCATGCCGCTCTGGTTCGGGATCGTCCCCGACGAGCACCGCGAGCGCGCACTGTCCGGGCTGATCGAGCAGATCGGGCGGGACGGCGGCCACCTCTCCACCGGGACGATGGGCACCGCCGCGCTGCAGCACGTGCTGACCGGCGAGGCGGCCGAGGTGATGTACGGGATCGCCTCCCGGACCACCTTCCCGAGCTGGGGCCACCAGGTGGAGCGGGGCGCCACCACCGTCTGGGAGACCTGGGGCGGGGACCCCACGTTCAGCCGCAACATGAAGCTGCTGGCGACGATCGGGACGTTCCTCTACAACGATGTCGCCGGGCTGAGGCCGGCGGCCCCGGGCTGGCGGCGCATCCTCGTCCGGCCGAGCCTCACGCACCGCCTCGCCCACGCCCGCGCCCGGGTGCGCACCGCCCGGGGCGACGCGGCGATCGACTGGCGGGCGGACGCGGACGGGCTGCACGTGTCGCTCACCGTCCCCCCGGCCGCCGAGGCGGAGGTCCGGCTGCCCTGCGGCGGCCTCGACGATCCCCGGCTCACCCGGGACGGCGTCCCCGTGACCGATCTGCGGCACGACGGCGACCACCTCGTCCTGACGGTGGGCGGCGGCACCCACCGCCTCCACCTCGCCCCGGAAGGAACCCCGGAAGGAACCTCGGAAGGAACCTCGGAGGGAACGCGGCCATGA
- a CDS encoding ABC transporter substrate-binding protein, producing the protein MRRSNGALMPLALSATLLLAATGCGGADTGGDGEILVAAWDTGPGADPLETAAAEFEKANPGVDVTVKKTPYVQYSQTLRRQLSGNRVPDVARMLLGYGDAGNVLVLADKGLITDLSGSPWTKLITGPGAAVTDKDGKTYALPVDSTSIGVFHDPETFEKRGLRVPRTFGDVLAICRETKGTGTAAFALGAQQGSAMGRWAVFALAASTVFADDPRAGERRRKGEITFAGTPGWRRAVERFATMKDEGCFGEDATGVSQEAAARSFGLGKSLMAIAPTATLPLFTGGDPEARPAMFAFPGGDDAAAVRVPSAPVSGLAVPAKARNARLARAFLDFYAENRVRYSEIDDSVPGLLASEDDPGVPEYAAALAPYLTAGRTAPIMDQNWPNPEVGTRLDSGIGKLLLGDRTPEGVLKEMDSAWTPTAP; encoded by the coding sequence ATGAGGAGATCGAACGGTGCGCTGATGCCCCTGGCCCTGTCGGCGACGCTGCTGCTCGCCGCGACCGGCTGCGGGGGAGCCGACACCGGCGGCGACGGCGAGATCCTCGTCGCCGCGTGGGACACCGGGCCGGGCGCGGACCCCCTGGAGACGGCCGCCGCCGAGTTCGAGAAGGCGAACCCGGGCGTCGACGTCACCGTGAAGAAGACGCCGTACGTCCAGTACTCGCAGACCCTGCGCAGGCAGCTCAGCGGCAACCGGGTGCCGGACGTGGCGCGGATGCTCCTGGGCTACGGCGACGCGGGCAACGTCCTCGTGCTCGCGGACAAGGGACTGATCACCGATCTCAGCGGGTCGCCGTGGACGAAGCTGATCACGGGTCCGGGCGCGGCGGTGACCGACAAGGACGGAAAGACCTACGCGCTGCCGGTCGACTCGACGTCCATCGGCGTGTTCCACGACCCGGAGACCTTCGAGAAGCGGGGGCTGCGGGTTCCCAGGACGTTCGGTGACGTGCTCGCGATCTGCCGCGAGACCAAGGGAACCGGCACGGCGGCGTTCGCCCTCGGCGCCCAGCAGGGCTCCGCCATGGGGCGCTGGGCGGTCTTCGCGCTCGCCGCGTCGACGGTCTTCGCCGACGACCCCCGGGCCGGCGAGCGGCGGCGGAAGGGCGAGATCACGTTCGCCGGGACGCCGGGCTGGCGGCGGGCGGTCGAGCGGTTCGCGACCATGAAGGACGAGGGCTGCTTCGGTGAGGACGCGACCGGGGTGTCGCAGGAGGCCGCCGCCCGTTCCTTCGGCCTGGGCAAGTCGCTCATGGCGATCGCGCCGACGGCGACCCTGCCGCTGTTCACGGGCGGTGACCCGGAGGCGCGGCCGGCGATGTTCGCCTTCCCCGGAGGCGACGACGCGGCCGCGGTGCGGGTGCCGTCGGCGCCCGTGAGCGGCCTGGCCGTCCCCGCGAAGGCCCGGAACGCCCGCCTCGCACGCGCGTTCCTCGACTTCTACGCCGAGAACCGGGTCCGGTACAGCGAGATCGACGACAGCGTCCCCGGCCTCCTGGCGAGCGAGGACGATCCGGGCGTGCCGGAGTACGCCGCCGCCCTCGCCCCCTACCTCACCGCCGGGAGGACCGCCCCGATCATGGATCAGAACTGGCCGAACCCGGAGGTCGGGACGCGCCTGGACAGCGGCATCGGCAAGCTGCTCCTCGGCGACCGGACCCCCGAGGGCGTCCTCAAGGAAATGGACTCGGCGTGGACGCCCACGGCACCCTGA
- a CDS encoding carbohydrate ABC transporter permease — MDAHGTLRTVRRTGLARRTAERPRRAVRHQVPLLFLVPSTLLCFGFLLGPSLLGAGYAFTDWDGLTSPGWVGLGNFREFLTEPEGRGVLLNTVTLTVLYVVLVNAVGLGLALGLSRSLKTRNVLRTVFFAPAVVSPLVVAYVWKYILDAGGPLNEALRAAGLGFAAQPWLGSPSTALPTVVLVMVWQFSGLHMLIYLAGLQGVQSEVLEAAAVDGAGSWRCFRHVTLPLLLPSVMVGTVLSTILAFMAFDQVVALTGGGPSGASETVGTHVYEQAFVTGRYGYSAAVALMLVAVVFLVCLVQVRLLRSRSR; from the coding sequence GTGGACGCCCACGGCACCCTGAGGACCGTCCGCCGGACGGGTCTCGCCCGGCGGACGGCGGAACGCCCGCGGCGCGCCGTCCGCCACCAGGTGCCCCTGCTGTTCCTGGTGCCGTCCACGCTGCTCTGCTTCGGGTTCCTGCTGGGACCGTCGCTGCTCGGCGCGGGCTATGCGTTCACGGACTGGGACGGTCTGACGTCCCCCGGCTGGGTCGGGCTCGGGAACTTCCGCGAGTTCCTGACCGAGCCGGAGGGACGGGGGGTCCTGCTCAACACCGTGACGCTGACCGTCCTCTACGTGGTCCTCGTGAACGCGGTGGGGCTGGGCCTGGCGCTCGGGCTGTCCCGCTCGCTGAAGACCCGGAACGTGCTGAGGACCGTGTTCTTCGCCCCGGCGGTCGTGAGCCCGCTCGTGGTCGCCTACGTGTGGAAGTACATCCTGGACGCCGGCGGGCCGCTCAACGAGGCGCTCCGGGCGGCCGGCCTCGGGTTCGCCGCGCAGCCGTGGCTGGGCAGCCCGTCGACCGCGCTGCCGACGGTCGTCCTGGTGATGGTGTGGCAGTTCTCGGGCCTCCACATGCTGATCTACCTGGCCGGTCTCCAGGGCGTGCAGAGCGAGGTGCTGGAGGCGGCCGCGGTGGACGGCGCCGGGTCTTGGCGGTGCTTCCGGCACGTCACGCTGCCGCTGCTGCTCCCCTCGGTCATGGTCGGCACGGTGCTGTCGACGATCCTCGCGTTCATGGCGTTCGACCAGGTGGTCGCCCTCACCGGCGGCGGGCCGTCCGGCGCCAGCGAGACGGTCGGCACCCACGTGTACGAGCAGGCGTTCGTCACCGGCCGGTACGGCTACAGCGCGGCGGTCGCCCTGATGCTGGTCGCCGTGGTCTTCCTGGTCTGCCTCGTCCAGGTCCGCCTGCTGCGCTCCAGGAGCCGGTGA
- a CDS encoding carbohydrate ABC transporter permease, with amino-acid sequence MLAPVYFVVSTAFKTPAEAAGSSFAPPSSPTAANLSQAWEQAGGGTVSFGQALFNSVLTTGAVVLLLVLTAAPAGYALARRTSRLSGLLSGLFMLAMIMPVQLGVIPLYVFLVDTGLAGTRVGLILVYLGLQTPLAVFLYAGFIRGLPTAYEEAARVDGASSLRILAQIVFPLVRPATGVVAALTGLFVWNDFFVALVVVGGTDRVTLPVAVYSLVGRFSADWPLIFAGALIALGPVLAGFAFLQRTVMKGYVSTLRG; translated from the coding sequence GTGCTGGCACCGGTCTACTTCGTGGTGAGCACGGCGTTCAAGACGCCCGCCGAGGCGGCCGGATCGTCGTTCGCGCCGCCGTCGAGCCCGACGGCCGCCAACCTCTCCCAGGCCTGGGAGCAGGCGGGCGGGGGCACGGTGTCGTTCGGCCAGGCGCTGTTCAACAGCGTGCTGACGACGGGGGCGGTGGTGCTGCTGCTCGTGCTCACCGCCGCGCCCGCCGGTTACGCGCTGGCCCGCCGGACGTCCCGGCTGTCGGGGCTCCTGTCCGGCCTGTTCATGCTCGCGATGATCATGCCGGTCCAGCTCGGCGTCATCCCGCTGTACGTGTTCCTGGTGGACACGGGGCTGGCCGGGACACGCGTCGGGCTGATCCTGGTCTACCTGGGGCTTCAGACACCGCTGGCGGTCTTCCTCTACGCGGGGTTCATCCGGGGGTTGCCGACGGCCTACGAGGAGGCCGCCCGGGTGGACGGCGCCTCGTCCCTGCGGATCCTGGCGCAGATCGTCTTCCCCCTGGTCCGCCCCGCCACCGGGGTGGTGGCGGCGCTGACCGGCCTGTTCGTCTGGAACGACTTCTTCGTCGCGCTGGTGGTCGTGGGCGGCACCGACCGGGTGACGCTCCCGGTGGCGGTCTACTCCCTGGTCGGCAGGTTCTCCGCCGACTGGCCGCTGATCTTCGCCGGCGCGCTGATCGCGCTCGGCCCGGTGCTGGCCGGGTTCGCGTTCCTGCAGCGCACGGTCATGAAGGGCTACGTCAGCACCCTGCGCGGGTGA
- a CDS encoding N,N-dimethylformamidase beta subunit family domain-containing protein: protein MSEEVRDRITFDGELRRTEIVGYGDPMTAAPGETVAFKVSCAAPSFRFDLVRLLHGDENPAGPGFLEEEEVECPAAGEYPGREQELNFGSYVEVPDHPALRLSEAVTLHAWVRPTQPGKGVQGLLTKWDGARGYGLFLGADGDAQFWAGDGETADRVGTGRPLRAGRWYLVSASYDSRTGRVRVAQAALEQWPDDESTIAVERPVAAVAPIEARLIIAGHDAGSRVAAVFNGKNDSPRLYGVPLGAAEIEASARAGAAVARAQGTSAQGAHTHGLVAAWDFSLEPGTRNVIDLSPNQFHGRTVSTPARAMTGWNWTGRETVFHRAPEEYGAIHFHDDDLTDAGWETDVELVVPEDLPSGIYAARLRTPTAEDHVPFFVRPRPGTAGSDIAYLVPTTTYLAYANLAATELWEDRGEPLRPGELEMRLLSLYDVHDDGSGTCYSSRLRPNLTMRPKARLKFPDVPGRWENVPSYPHLLPADLHLTHWLGHKGYETDILTDEILHAEGAKLLSPYRVVIVGTHSEYWSERMLDALVAYLRAGGRVMYLGGNGFYWVTSYSPEEPHVIEVRRTAGARAWAAGPGEGHHSTTGEPGGIWRHRGRPPQRLVGVGFTAAGYDRAAPYRRSARSRGPDVAFVFEGIDDDHELIGDHPSLVQQHGAAGYEVDRADTALGTPGTAVVLASSSPSDHSSSYESDPADIPVGATEWPVKADLVLVRYPNGGAVFSTGSIAWCGALAHNGYDNDVSRVTDNVLRAFVSREHLGGPDDDTIRGGGRPE, encoded by the coding sequence ATGTCCGAAGAGGTGCGGGACCGCATCACCTTCGACGGCGAACTGCGCCGGACCGAGATCGTCGGGTACGGCGACCCGATGACGGCGGCGCCGGGCGAGACCGTGGCGTTCAAGGTCAGCTGCGCCGCCCCGAGCTTCCGCTTCGACCTGGTCCGGCTGCTGCACGGCGACGAGAACCCCGCCGGCCCGGGGTTCCTGGAGGAGGAGGAGGTGGAGTGCCCGGCCGCGGGCGAGTACCCGGGCCGGGAGCAGGAGCTGAACTTCGGATCGTACGTCGAGGTGCCCGACCATCCCGCGCTCCGGCTGAGCGAGGCCGTCACGCTCCACGCCTGGGTGCGGCCGACGCAGCCCGGCAAGGGCGTCCAGGGCCTGCTGACCAAGTGGGACGGTGCGCGCGGGTACGGGCTGTTCCTCGGGGCGGACGGCGATGCCCAGTTCTGGGCCGGTGACGGCGAGACGGCCGACCGGGTGGGCACCGGGCGGCCGCTCCGAGCGGGCCGGTGGTATCTGGTGTCGGCGTCCTACGACTCCCGGACCGGCCGGGTCCGGGTCGCCCAGGCCGCGCTGGAGCAGTGGCCGGACGACGAGTCGACGATCGCGGTCGAACGTCCGGTGGCGGCGGTGGCGCCGATCGAGGCGCGCCTGATCATCGCCGGACACGACGCGGGATCCCGGGTCGCGGCGGTCTTCAACGGCAAGAACGACTCACCTCGGCTCTACGGCGTCCCCCTCGGCGCGGCGGAGATCGAGGCATCGGCCCGCGCAGGCGCCGCAGTGGCCCGCGCACAAGGGACCAGCGCACAAGGGGCCCACACGCACGGCCTTGTCGCCGCATGGGACTTCTCGCTGGAGCCCGGCACGCGCAACGTGATCGACCTGTCCCCGAACCAGTTCCACGGCCGGACGGTGAGCACGCCCGCCCGGGCGATGACCGGGTGGAACTGGACGGGCCGGGAGACGGTCTTCCACCGCGCGCCTGAAGAGTACGGCGCGATCCACTTCCATGACGACGACCTCACCGACGCGGGCTGGGAGACCGACGTCGAACTGGTGGTGCCGGAGGATCTGCCGAGCGGCATCTACGCCGCGCGGCTGCGGACGCCCACCGCCGAGGACCACGTTCCGTTCTTCGTCCGCCCCAGGCCGGGCACCGCGGGCTCCGACATCGCCTACCTGGTCCCCACCACGACCTATCTCGCGTACGCCAACCTCGCGGCCACCGAGCTCTGGGAGGACCGGGGCGAGCCGCTGAGGCCGGGCGAACTCGAGATGAGGCTGCTCAGCCTGTACGACGTCCACGACGACGGCAGCGGGACGTGCTACTCGTCGCGGCTGCGGCCGAACCTCACGATGCGGCCGAAGGCGCGGCTCAAGTTCCCCGACGTCCCCGGGAGATGGGAGAACGTCCCCAGCTACCCGCACCTGCTCCCGGCCGACCTGCACCTGACGCACTGGCTCGGCCACAAGGGCTACGAGACCGACATCCTTACCGACGAGATCCTGCACGCCGAGGGCGCGAAGCTGCTGTCGCCCTACAGGGTCGTCATCGTCGGCACCCATTCCGAGTACTGGTCGGAGCGGATGCTCGACGCGCTGGTGGCGTACCTGCGCGCCGGCGGACGGGTCATGTACCTCGGCGGCAACGGGTTCTACTGGGTGACGTCGTACTCGCCGGAGGAGCCGCACGTCATCGAGGTCCGCCGCACCGCGGGCGCCCGCGCGTGGGCGGCCGGTCCCGGCGAGGGCCACCACAGCACGACCGGTGAGCCGGGCGGGATCTGGCGGCATCGGGGACGTCCGCCGCAGCGGCTCGTGGGCGTGGGGTTCACGGCCGCCGGCTATGACCGCGCGGCGCCCTACCGGCGGAGCGCTCGCAGCCGCGGCCCGGACGTGGCGTTCGTCTTCGAGGGGATCGACGACGACCATGAGCTGATCGGGGACCATCCGTCCCTGGTGCAGCAGCACGGCGCCGCCGGATACGAGGTCGACCGGGCGGACACCGCCCTCGGCACCCCCGGCACCGCGGTCGTGCTGGCCTCGTCGTCGCCCTCGGACCACTCCTCGTCCTATGAGTCCGACCCCGCCGACATCCCCGTCGGGGCGACGGAGTGGCCGGTCAAGGCGGATCTGGTGCTGGTGCGCTACCCGAACGGGGGCGCCGTCTTCTCCACCGGCTCCATCGCCTGGTGCGGCGCGCTCGCCCACAACGGCTACGACAACGACGTCTCCCGCGTCACCGACAACGTGCTCAGGGCTTTCGTCTCTCGCGAGCACCTGGGCGGTCCCGACGACGACACCATCCGCGGAGGTGGACGACCTGAGTAG
- a CDS encoding flavin monoamine oxidase family protein: MDDLSREETADVAVAGAGLAGLVAARALRRAGLRPLVVEARDRVGGRTWTRSVPGGAVEAGGQFAGPTQDRLAALAGELGVATFATHHAGRTRIDMAGGRPAYKRAKQLLAELEEMASELPRDAPWAAAHAAEWDAQTFHDWLRDRAEPDAYGVLRMVTTAVFAAEPAELSLLHVLAYIRSAGSVDLLTEVAGGAQERRFVGGAQELSVRLARGLGAGDLHLRSPVRRVRQTPGGVEVDARNLTVRARRAIIAVPPVLGDRIEYDPPLPAGRAELHRRMAPGATIKISCLYGAPFWRDEGLNGSLMRDRGPVTVTFDNSPPDAAHGALVAFSQGDDARALARLPAGERRKAVLEVLGRYFGERAARPSDYVETDWTAEPWTRGCFGGNFGPGGWTRYGPVLREPFGRVHWAGAETSAVWMNYMEGAVRSGERAAAEVIAALGGS, from the coding sequence GTGGACGACCTGAGTAGGGAAGAGACGGCCGATGTGGCCGTGGCAGGGGCCGGGCTGGCGGGTCTGGTGGCGGCGCGGGCCCTGCGCCGTGCGGGCCTGCGCCCGCTGGTCGTCGAGGCGCGCGACCGGGTGGGCGGCCGGACCTGGACGCGTTCCGTCCCGGGCGGTGCCGTCGAGGCGGGCGGGCAGTTCGCCGGGCCCACGCAGGACCGCCTGGCGGCCCTGGCCGGCGAACTCGGCGTGGCCACGTTCGCCACCCACCACGCCGGCCGGACGCGGATCGACATGGCGGGCGGCCGCCCGGCGTACAAGCGCGCCAAGCAACTCCTCGCCGAGCTGGAGGAGATGGCGTCCGAACTGCCGCGGGACGCGCCCTGGGCGGCGGCGCACGCCGCCGAATGGGACGCGCAGACCTTCCACGACTGGCTTCGGGACCGGGCGGAGCCGGACGCGTACGGCGTCCTGCGCATGGTGACCACGGCCGTCTTCGCGGCCGAGCCCGCCGAGCTGTCGCTGCTGCACGTCCTGGCCTACATCCGGTCGGCCGGCTCGGTGGACCTGCTGACCGAGGTGGCCGGCGGCGCGCAGGAACGCAGGTTCGTGGGCGGTGCGCAGGAGCTCTCGGTCCGGCTGGCCAGGGGCCTGGGCGCCGGCGACCTGCACCTGCGCTCACCGGTCCGCCGGGTCCGGCAGACGCCCGGCGGCGTGGAGGTGGACGCACGGAACCTCACTGTGCGGGCCCGCCGCGCGATCATCGCCGTCCCGCCCGTGCTCGGCGACCGGATCGAGTACGACCCGCCCCTTCCGGCCGGACGCGCGGAGCTCCACCGGCGGATGGCGCCGGGCGCGACCATCAAGATCAGCTGCCTTTACGGCGCACCGTTCTGGCGGGACGAGGGACTGAACGGGAGCCTGATGCGCGACCGGGGTCCCGTCACGGTCACGTTCGACAACTCTCCGCCCGACGCCGCCCACGGGGCGCTTGTGGCCTTCTCACAGGGCGACGATGCGAGGGCTCTGGCCCGGCTCCCCGCCGGGGAGCGCCGCAAGGCCGTCCTGGAGGTGCTCGGCCGGTACTTCGGCGAACGCGCCGCGCGCCCGTCGGACTACGTGGAGACCGACTGGACGGCCGAGCCGTGGACGCGCGGCTGCTTCGGCGGCAACTTCGGGCCGGGCGGGTGGACGCGGTACGGCCCGGTGCTGCGGGAGCCGTTCGGCCGCGTCCACTGGGCGGGGGCCGAGACCTCCGCGGTCTGGATGAACTACATGGAGGGCGCGGTGCGGTCCGGGGAGCGCGCAGCCGCCGAGGTCATAGCCGCCCTCGGAGGGTCTTGA
- a CDS encoding amidase gives MPDAFIDATAQAELVRRGEVTPAELVEETLDRIGKIDPQLNSVVVTLADKARAEAATAPDGPFRGVPYLLKEVMPSKGDVYAAGIKGVIEAGLRADHDTYFVQAMRAAGFVLAGRSNTSEMALVATTESAGWGPCRNPWDTSRSTGGSSGGAAAAVAAGLVPVAHGSDGGGSVREPAAKCGVVGLKPTRGRVSQGPQVIDSDNVSGMAHEGWMTRSVRDCAALLDVAGGHRPGDAFGAWSPPGPFAAEVGADPGRLRIGVLTEDPTGQTAVDPECVAATRRTADVLADLGHDVRDGFPEVLRQGSWPMEFMPCIGVVVLREIERFGRLIGRPLTEDDMEPQTWAYTEVGRTVTGVQYAAGVDAIRERGRDIERWWAEDGWDLLLTPTLTNQTPPLGLFNPTKEDPFSSLGMEASTFTVPFNVSGQPALSLPLHWAADGMPVGVQLGAAHGREDVLIRVASQLEAAMPWAGRVPPVHA, from the coding sequence ATGCCTGACGCATTCATCGACGCGACCGCCCAGGCGGAACTCGTTCGCCGGGGCGAGGTCACCCCCGCCGAGCTGGTCGAGGAGACCCTCGACCGCATCGGCAAGATCGACCCGCAGCTCAACTCCGTCGTCGTCACCCTCGCCGACAAGGCGCGCGCGGAGGCGGCGACCGCCCCCGACGGGCCCTTCCGCGGCGTTCCGTACCTCCTCAAGGAGGTCATGCCGTCCAAGGGCGACGTCTACGCCGCGGGCATCAAGGGCGTCATCGAGGCCGGGCTGCGCGCCGACCACGACACCTACTTCGTCCAGGCGATGCGCGCGGCCGGGTTCGTGCTGGCCGGGCGCTCCAACACCTCCGAGATGGCGCTGGTCGCCACCACCGAGTCCGCGGGCTGGGGCCCGTGCCGCAACCCGTGGGACACCTCCCGCTCCACCGGCGGGTCCAGCGGCGGCGCCGCCGCGGCGGTCGCGGCGGGCCTGGTCCCGGTCGCCCACGGCAGCGACGGCGGCGGCTCCGTCCGCGAACCGGCGGCCAAGTGCGGGGTCGTCGGGCTGAAGCCCACCCGGGGCCGCGTCTCGCAGGGCCCCCAGGTGATCGACTCCGACAACGTGTCCGGCATGGCGCACGAGGGGTGGATGACCCGCAGCGTCCGGGACTGCGCCGCGCTGCTGGACGTCGCCGGCGGCCACCGGCCCGGCGACGCCTTCGGCGCGTGGTCGCCGCCCGGGCCGTTCGCCGCGGAGGTCGGCGCCGACCCCGGGCGCCTGCGCATCGGCGTCCTCACCGAGGACCCGACCGGGCAGACCGCGGTCGACCCCGAATGCGTCGCCGCGACCCGCCGCACCGCCGACGTCCTCGCCGACCTCGGCCACGACGTGCGCGACGGGTTCCCCGAGGTGCTCCGCCAGGGCAGCTGGCCCATGGAGTTCATGCCCTGCATCGGCGTCGTGGTGCTGCGCGAGATCGAGCGCTTCGGCCGCCTGATCGGCCGTCCGCTGACCGAGGACGACATGGAGCCGCAGACCTGGGCCTACACCGAGGTCGGCCGCACCGTCACCGGCGTCCAGTACGCCGCCGGCGTGGACGCGATCCGCGAGCGGGGCCGCGACATCGAGCGCTGGTGGGCCGAGGACGGGTGGGATCTGCTGCTCACTCCGACGCTCACCAACCAGACCCCGCCGCTCGGCCTGTTCAACCCCACGAAGGAGGACCCGTTCTCCAGCCTCGGCATGGAGGCGAGCACCTTCACCGTCCCGTTCAACGTCTCCGGGCAGCCCGCGCTCTCGCTGCCGCTGCACTGGGCCGCCGACGGCATGCCGGTCGGCGTGCAGCTGGGCGCCGCGCACGGCCGCGAGGACGTGCTGATCCGGGTCGCCTCCCAGCTGGAGGCCGCGATGCCGTGGGCCGGCCGCGTCCCTCCCGTGCACGCGTGA